TCTGCAACTCTTCCATGTTGGCCGTAACCAGATATTAACGAAGTCCAGGTAATAACGTTTCTTTGATATGAATTATTAAAGACTTTATGCCCTTCAGAGAGACTGCTGCACTTGAAGTACATATCTATGAGGGCACTACTGACTACAACATTATCTCTTAAATGGCATTTAATCAGGGTAGCATGGGCCTTCTTACCATGTTCTAGCATTGCCAATGTAGCACATGCTCTAAAACATGATGCAAAGGTATATTGATCTGGAGTTAAACCAGATCGTCTCATTTTGTAATAAAGATCAATACCTATTTCTTCAAGTTCGTTTTGTACATATCCAGCAATCAATGCGTTCCATGAGATCAAgcttttatcaatcaacataTCAAACAATACATGTGCAGACTTCAAATCCCCAGATTTTGCATACAATATCAACAACTTAGTCTTCAAGTATTCATTGGGAACATGCCCAACGATGACCATTTGCCCATGGATTCTTCTTCCGTTCCTATATTGTTTCCTGAATATAGATTCTTGCAACAAAAGGGCATAGGTCCCATGGTCAACTTCTGACCCCATGCGCCATAATAACCCCACAGCTTCTCTCATTCTCCCCCATAAACAAAGACATTTTAACATCTTATCCAATTGAAGGAAACGGTTAACCTGAAAGCTGGCAATATCTCTCAACCAGTGATAATCCCATTAAAAAGTGTCAAATTATCACTCATTAAACTAAATGCAATGAAGAAGAGATACAAATGATACTGTCACATTAGAAATTCAGGCATATAATAGCGTTCACATAAGCCAAGCTCACAGagtaacaaaaacaaaaatagaaaccAAGTCTTTATCCTAACCCAAATCGTAAATCAGCAGAAAATAGCTAGGAGATATAAAAACCTGCCATCTTCGCTTTCGGACTGCATACGGCGGAGAAGCGTGGTGGTCTTTCCGGCAAACATGGGGCCAATTATGACATGAATCTCCCCGGAAGAGGAAGAGGGAAAAGATTTAGACTGGAGACATCGGTTCTGAAATGGAAGGATAGAAAGCATAGCAGGAGTTTTAAGTGGAAGAGCAATAGGATTTCTGCGAATTGTTGGAAGCGGGGAAAGTTTGGATGCCAAagaaaagaagggggaaaagggtGGGGCTATCAGAGACTTCATCCTTGAAATAGCACCTAACATTGAGAGATGGAGTGAATCAGAGAGAAAATAGAGATTTATGGGCTTTGATTAACGGATTCGGAAGGAATTTTTTGGCATGGTTGCTAAATTTAGGGTTTAGGGGTAAGACTAATAAGACAGAGAAAGGAAGGGTTTAAGGGTTTCTAAAGACCAACAGCTTGTTATGATTTACTGTCTACTACACTTCATTAGACCATCTATAATTTTCAACCACCATGGCACCTCAtcacaaaaaacaaaaaacacctTCCAACTATAAAACACttttaacaaaataatttataattacacACTATTTAGGGGTTACattaaagtaaaaataaaattataaaattatattataagagtaggaaaaacaaaactaatatataatcaaaattaaaggttaATGATGACTTCGATTTTTGGTGACCAATAAATATAATAGTGAAATATTATCTATTATGTtttatagggtaaatttcatcaatagtGTACAATATttgcctcatttcacactttggtacaaccttgaatttgtctcactaatatatacgaacttataggtgacctcccactgtgtgtacagccggtaaaaatgaccggtcaacgtccGGTCAGCGCACCACATCATCATTTTCATTCAAATAATTAGTAAAATGGAAcccacaaattaaaaaaaataaatcaattttatcatttctctcttttacccttatccctttttttctctttttttcccaCTCTTCCAATTTATTTCTctttaaatttctttctctctctacctcacctcctcctctctctctctctctctctctctctctctctctctcttcaaaataaaaatgaatctaATGTTCTATCCCCCTTCTCATCATCAATATATCGCCAAAGAGTTTAGCATCTCCGACTCTGAAATCTCAATTCCAGGGTTTCGCAATCCTGTTCCGTCGAAAGTTTTGCCTCCTGTTGCGTTTAACAAGGATGGCGGTTATAAAGCTTATATTCAAATCGCTGAAGGATTTCACCGAGTTAAAGGTATAATAGTTAATACATTTACCGACCTTGAATCTTATGCAATTGAGTCATATAAGAAGGGCAATTACCCAAAGGTTTACCCGATTGGACCGGTGCTAAACCTGACGGGTCATCCAAACCCGGAGATGGATAAATCCGAATGGGATAAGATAATGAAATGGCTAGATGATCAGCCGGAATCATCTGTTGTGTTCTTATGTTTCAGAAGTGCAGGGTCGTTTGATGAAAAACAACCGAAAGAAATAGCTATGGGGTTAGAGGAGAGCAGTCATAAATTCTTGTGGTGTATACGATTTCCGTCAGCGGAAAAGCAATTGGAAATGGCGGTGGAGCTAAAATTGCGACCTTGCCTATATATGCAGAGCAGCAGCTTAATGCTTTCAATTTGGTGAAGGAATGGGAAATCGTGGTGGAGCTAAAATTGGATTACAGGAGAAATGGTGAGATTAGAAAGGAAGAGGTTGAAAAGGGTGTTAGAAGTGTAATGGATAGTGAAAATGAGAGAAACAAGGTGAAAGATATGTTAAAACTTGCCAAgatgttagagagagagaggtgagCTAGAGAGGGAAtgaaatttagagagagagaggggttagagagataaataaatttgaagAGTGAGAAAGAAAGTGAGAAAACATAATAAAAGATATGGAGAGATAAGGGTAAaagaggaaaatgataaaattgatttatttttaaatttgtggGTCCCACTTTACTAATTATTTGAACAAAAATAGTGAGGTGGCGTGTTGATcgagcgttgaccggtcatttttaccggctGTACACCATAGTGAGAGGTCATCTATAAGTTCGTATACactagtgagacaaattgaaggtcgTGATTACCttataccaaagtgtgaaataaggCAAATGTTGTAcatcattgatgaaatttacccatgttttatatataagtttatttctaacttttgaattttattgactttgtgttttttcatattcaCCTAACTCttactttttttatattattactttaattaataaGCTAGCAATtgacaataaatattatattaatgtaGAGATGATTAAAACTAATTTAAGAAGTGAGACAGActtcaattttctctctctctctctctgctaGGGTTTATGGTGAAAAGGGTAAGGGAGAGATCTATGGAAAGGGGGGCGACTGGCGGTGAGGGGGTGGTGTCGGTAGCGGCTTGGGCGGATCGGGTAGAGGGGATTGGCGGGGATGGGAAGGGCGGGTTGGAGGAGAGGGGCGCTAGGGGTGATGGGTTGAAGGAGGATGTGGGGTGTGAGAAGGGGAGGGTGTCGGGTGAGGTGTTGGGCGGCACGACAGGGAGGCTAGGGATTGATGGGCGGGAGGGCATGATGGGGGTTAGGGTGGCACCGAGTGCTCAGGATGTGCGGCTAGGGGGGGACGCAAGGGCGGCTGGATCTGGAATAGTGGCCGACGCTGGGGTAAGGCGCCTCCCCTGTCGGGGGGTGATGTTGGGCGTTCCGAGCCATACGCCGGTGATGATGGGCAATTCGGGTTGTGCGCCGGTAGTGCTGCTGGGCACTGCGGATTGAGCGTCGGCGGCGCTGCTAGGCACTGCGGATTGAGTGCCGGCGCGGGCAGCAACTCTCCGGGCAGGAATGGTGCTGTGTAGATTGGGGCGGTGGCAGTGGTGCAGGCTGCCTCGGGACAGATCCAGTTTAATAAAGGGGTGTCGGGTAGGTTTGGTGAGGAGTGTGGGACTCAGGTTCAGGGGAACGCGGTTTCCCCCAGTTCTAGGGTTGATATGAATGGGATAGGGAAAAGTTCTTGGAGAGATACGGTAATGGGGGTGGTTGAGGAGGAGCCTTGTATGGAGGAAGTGTTGATGGAAGGGGAGTCTGATGAAGTGTACTCTGAATCTGATGAAGAGGATGGTGAACAAGACGATCCTCTTTATCCTGTGATTAGGCTCTCCTCAGCAGATAAGCGGGAGCTAAGGGAGAAGTGGAAGGTTTCTTTAATTGTAACAGTGCTTgggaagagaattagctttaacTACTTAATAGGAGGTCTGGTtgggaaggtccaccatgtggacaaaacTACAGTTGGAGCCATTAGAGGCAAGTTTGCAAGGGTTTGTATTGATATTAATCTTGCAAAACCTTTGTTGTCAAAGTTCTGTGTTCATAACAAGGTGTACTTTATTGAGTATAAAGGTTTACATAATATATGCTATGATTGTGGTATGTATGGTCATACTCAGGAGGGGTGCCCTAAGAGGGAAAAGGTATTAGAAGAGGTAGTTGAGGGTGTTACTAGGAGAACTAAAGGGATCCAAGGTGATGGGGGAAATTTTGGgccctggatggtggcaaagaggtCTGCTAGACGAAGGACAAATTCGTCAGTTGTTCAAAATCATCCTCCTGATATTAACAGGAATATGAAGTCTACCTTGCCAAATCCTATTGCTAGTCCAagtgtcaaggagaagcctatcCCCAAATTGCGGGAGGATTCTGGAGCTGCTTCAGGTTTCACTTCAGGATCCAGATTTGGGGCCTGACTATTGAGGAAACCCAAGACTCTGACCAGGTTGACGAGCATATTGATCAAAGCATGCCAGGGTTGGAATCTGTTGAACCATCTAATAAGGTGGTTGAAACTGTTAACCCTCTTTTTGTCTCCAAAGGTGAAGCCCAGGTGAGGTCCCTGGCTCTGGATTCACAAAGGAATAAGAAGattaatgaggttagtattcctagtCATTATGGTGATCCTGGTATTGGGAAAactatgggagttaacaaaactagtATGAAAAAGTTAAAGGGAAAgcaaaaaagtgtccagaaCACTATGGTTTTTCCAGATAAGAGAGGGCATGCGGGTACCTCGgctaggctctcaggagcccctaataaatacctggcttaggttTGTTGATGCGGTCAGTTATCCTCCAATCTATGGATTTGTTaatttggaatgttagaggtgcggctagcaaggctacccgtatctatgttaatgatttaattaaacaatttaatccttcttgttttgctttaattGAAACTAAGGTTAGTGGagataaagcagatgaggtggttaaaaagtttaggaactggaattgtgttagatcggaggctactggccgagctggtgggatttggcttttctggaagccagatcgtgtTCATTTCGATATtattagcatggataagcagtttattcatagtaaagtgAGTGTTTCTGGTAATAACTCCTTTTTTGTTACTctggtgtatgctgaccctatcctGGCCAATCGGAAacggctttgggaggttctttactctatgagTGTTAACATTTCTGAGtcttggtttgtggctggtgactttaatgatattgcttttatgagtgatcagagagggggttcACATCATTATGTTAACCGTTGCCTTAACCATAAGAagagtatggatttatgtgggctttctgatCTAGGGGCCTCTGGTCATAAGTTCACCTGGAAGCGCAACAGTACCTTTGTTCGTCTGGATAAAGTTTATGCTAATGTTTCAGCTCAATCCACTTTCCCTGAAGGTTCTGTGTTAAATcttccgttccgtcattcggatcactgTCCTATCTTATTCAGGCTGATGAGAGGCAATCGTCCTAGGGGGGAGAGACCTTTCCGTTatcaggtggcttgggagtctcatcctaagtttaaggaaTTCGTTCAAGATAATTGGAAGCCTGACTCGAATGTCCTTCAAGCTGCTGAAGGATTCAGAAAGAATGTGCTGGGGTGGAATAAAAAtgtctttgggcatattattaggaggaagaataaattattaattagaaTTGAGGGCATTCAGCGTAGGTTGGAGGTTAGATTCGATCATAGTTTGGATGGTTTTCTcaaaacccttcagaaggagttggaagctgtgctgagGTAGgaggagcttctttggtttcaaaaatctAGGAAAGCCTGGATCAGAGATGGGGATCGAAATACcaggtattttcatctctctaccatcattagaaggcagaggaataggattgatgctattaagaactctaatggtgattgggtttatgaggacGAAGACATTCGGAGCTTGGCCCTGGAGTTCTATAAGGACCTGtttaaagaggaacctgttGATCTGGAGAAGGCTCAATCTGTTGCTACTTTTCCTATGGTTGGAGAGGATAGAAGTCTGGAAGCCTTCCACCCTATTTCCCTGAAAGAAATTGACCAAGCCatttttagtattggggctactaaagctcctgggattgatggtctgcctGCTGGTTTTTACTATAAGCACTGGGAGGTTGTGAAGGAAGGTATTTATAACTTCATCAAAGGTGTTTTTAATGGTTCTCAGGATATTGGGCTGGTTAACAGAACCCTTCT
The sequence above is drawn from the Euphorbia lathyris chromosome 6, ddEupLath1.1, whole genome shotgun sequence genome and encodes:
- the LOC136233646 gene encoding UDP-glycosyltransferase 71E1-like; translation: MNLMFYPPSHHQYIAKEFSISDSEISIPGFRNPVPSKVLPPVAFNKDGGYKAYIQIAEGFHRVKGIIVNTFTDLESYAIESYKKGNYPKVYPIGPVLNLTGHPNPEMDKSEWDKIMKWLDDQPESSVVFLCFRSAGSFDEKQPKEIAMGLEESSHKFLWCIRFPTLPIYAEQQLNAFNLVKEWEIVVELKLDYRRNGEIRKEEVEKGVRSVMDSENERNKVKDMLKLAKMLERER